Below is a window of Ananas comosus cultivar F153 linkage group 9, ASM154086v1, whole genome shotgun sequence DNA.
TGGACAAATCAAATCGGTCGATTCTATCCTGTTTCTCACTCATTGGTTAAAACCAATGTTTCAAATtgccttttatttttgaaatttttattttaggataaattgcacttttgatcctcaaactataacGCTTTTGACACTTTggtccttaaactttaatttattgtattttttgaCTCGAACTTTTAGAAATATTGCAATTAACTCTTATAATCCACTTTAATTGATCGTTAATACAAACGTAATGTTACagtattataattaataatatgttaataattaaaatatcacattacttttatatcaacgATACGTCAATATCTAGTCAAAGTAAATTGAGTTACAGAATTTGgctacaataattttaaaagttataataaaaaattataacaaattaaaatttaatgactAAAGTGTCACCCGTCTCATATTTTGAGGACCAAATATGCAatttaccttttattttatgaaataaaCACTAATTGCTCCGGGttggttcagtatttttttttttgaaaaatacaaTTTGTACACTTTAAAATAGATGTATATCCTACCTCCCATCTAACAGAAGATGGGTGGTTTTTTCTAGTCACAGAACTAATCACATCAATGATCAATATGGTGAGTAAAAGTGTAGAACATACATCCCTTTATATtctctaaattttatcaaattgtaTAATAGGCCTCTCTCATTAAGTGAACTTATTAATTACTCTTAATCAGATATCATTCATATAATTCTGGAAAGCttcaaaatactaaaaattctCTGTTTTTTCTTCcacttttaataattaaatataattaaatttgacgAGTGAAAAAATGATCGAACCAAATCTTAATTTccatgccttttttttttacatattagaatgccaaaaaataatttttcttaattatgtTTTGAGGCTTTATCCAGTAAaccaaatagaataaaatttcaTTGTGCATATATTATTAACCAAAATAGATGGCCTAACAAGGAAAAGCTATACATAGAATGCCCTGAACATCTTATTTCGATGAGCATCGCTACGGGTATCCAACAATGTTGTAGATAACATGACATCATCATTATTATAATCTAAACACCATCACTGAACCCTACGTACCATTATTACACTCTAAATTCTAAACTCTAATGAACCATCCACAAATGCATTTCAATACATCAATACAGATTTTGGCGTACATCAAGCATTTCTCTATTTTGATACATTGATAGATGCTGCTTTTGCTGCCGACTAACTGGAGTTTAAGCAAAACCTCCAAATGTTGTGATCTTCACATAGCCcccagaaaattttaaaatcaaacttaTCCGAATGCTGACGAAGGCAGCAAACTGACAAAAGCTTGTACTCTAAAGGTGAAATATAAAGGTTTCAAGTTTTGGGGGCATCAAAGAAAACTCGCGACACATATAGAGGCTTTTGTCGCAATTTAGCACTCTCATGTCTAATCGGAATTACTCTTCTGTTCAACACTTGATTTGCTGAGGATTAAAACCCCGACTATGATGAGAGCGGCACCTGCAAACCACTGCATGATCAAGGAAGCTTATCAGTGCGCAAGAAGAAAACGGCATCACAGTACACATTAAAACATTATGTGGCATAGCAAATTCgaaagaaatcaaaataagtTGCAGTTTTCTGCAAGGCACTAAAAGGAGTGAGATTTGAGCTGAATTGTGATAGTCTACAATCACAGAAAGTACCACGTCAACGCCATTTAAACTTTTCTTTGCTCAAACTGCAATCGAGGTTAAACTTCAGATTGCGCACGATTAGCAACTGCAAATGAACAACCCAATTATCTTACCAAATAATCTTGCATCCAACTCATGGACTCACAAGCCACAAATTGTCAGGCCGATAGAAAAAAGCTTTTGATAAAGTACAAAGACATGAAATTCTAAATAAAACATCATGTTTCTCTCTATCAGATCCATGTTCCATGATACTTAATTTCACAATTTCTTTTGGAAAAAGTATAGAGGAGATAACTTGTGGTGTAAAAGAGCAGTTACAGAGGAGGAAGGCAAGGACGGAAGAGAAAAGGAGGGCATATATAAAAATGCCAGTTAAAAGAGTATTAACGGCAGAGAAGCAAGAACTCACGTCAGTActgataaaagaataataagtTCTCAGTACAGACGTGCTGATTTGTTTCCATCTAACAAAAGATCTTAGTTgtagatatatgtatatgatccaaaaaaaaaaatttataagttcaGCTACTCTTTTCTTTATAGTATAGACATCTTTACAGGGGTCCATGCAGAAGATTACCCGAGCAGGCAGGCGCTCCTCAAATAGAAAGTATCCTGCTAAACCCGAAGATAGAAAATTGGCAGCAAAGTTCGTAACTGTAGCTTGTAGAGACGATAGAGCTTTAAGACTGTTGACATAGCATCCCCACATTATCAAATTGAAACATATGACGAAACCATATTTTAGAATCTGTAAGGACAAGGCATTACATGAAGGTACATTAGCCATTAAGCACTCAGAAAGGAAATATCATTCTCTACTAATGAGAACTAGAAATAACTGGAAAAATAATGTGGTAAAGAGGTTGCACTACTTTTCACCATTTCTCATTCTGTAATATTACTCCCAAGCTTTACTTGAATATTTTACAGTAAATGCAATTTACTCAAGGATAAACTACACAATTACACACAAACTACTGTGAGTTTCACTTAGGACCCGAACTTTGAGTTATATGATTCATGGGCTCAGACTGTCAATAATTATAATCTTCTGACTTATCCCACTATCATCTTAGAGAGACAGAAATCTGACATAAATATTAACTCCTTCCAAAGTCTTAACATATCTTGATTAGTGTTGTATGCGTGAATTATTGCGTTAGAAACAATGATTGACAAGTTTAGGAAGAGTAACTTGAATCCCCTAAAATTGAGGGCCAAAGTAAAACCCGGACAATATTTTAGAACACTAACGGTGTAATTCACCCTTCGATAAATAGCAGACGACATTTGTTATTACGATAGAAATATAAGTGAATGCACATTACACCAACTTATACAAGATTAGTTGTATAACCTGATGATTCTTAGAACATACCCAGATTAACTAGCAAAGATGCTTGATTTACGAGGCGATTCAAGCAAGATGTGAAGTTACATAAATCAAGTGGATCGGGTATTCTGACATTCTGATTTGATCATAATATGAGGGGTTTACTAGCATCATTGGTCCATGTTGGTGCCGGAATTTCAAACAATTATTAATTGTTTAATagccaaattgaaaaaaaaaaaaaaaaaagaaggggggaATCAAACCCTAATTTGAAAGACTCGTAAATATCTTTTGATGGACTTGCTGCATCACAGATCAACTCAACCCCAGAACTCTTACATGGAATGCAAATTCAATAAGCAAGATTCATCAATAAAATGGTAtccaaacttaaaaaaaaaaaaagtggtaaaaagaaaagaaaaaaaaaagaaagagatgtgTAGATTAGTATGGATTAAGAGGAGATTGGAATTGGACCTGGGAAGAGAAGAACTtggcagcgacggcggcgagggcggcgtTGATGCCGGCGGCAAGAGCCCAGCCGTAGCCGCGCCGGTGATCGCCGGCGGCCATTAAatgaagagaggagagagagagagagagagagagagagagagagagagagagccctaATTCTATGAAATGGATTCGTTACTTTGTTGGGTTGAACCCAACACGCCCAATCCAAACCGTTCGATGAGTCTGATCAGATTGGGCTCGACAATTTAGATTTTCGAATTAATCTACAAAAAAATGCCCCGACATTTCACCTTATGTAAGCGTACAGATAACAttatccaatttttttaaaaaaaaattactaccTGTATACTGttaataaaatcataaattttacaTCCTTGAATCTACAGTTTCATAAAATTTCattaaacttttaataaaagataaaaaagtatTGATCAGACTGCTCAGTTGATAATTaccatataaaatttagaatataaaatttgaaggTGTATATGTAGTATTcctcaaaattttgaactatATCAATCCTGCACTTTAGCCTTCtgtcaaataatttaataatttaagaattctattaatattttgacgAAAGTGTTAACGGTAATGACGTAGCAAGATCATTGCATATTAAAACCAATTAAATTCTTGCACGTAAATACTTTATCAAGGTTCATCTTGGATGTTGATTTAAAGGGTGTTTGAACGAGCTTAAATGAACTTAAAGATGTGCCATCTAAAAAGTACCTtgttaaaattaacaaaaaattcTGACGAAATGGCTTAATTGagacaaaaatttaaaatttttatgccGTACATATTTGAGATATAGGGTAAAGTGTTGCGATAGTTTTATAATTAAGCCTACTATTTTAGGGTTGAATGTAAGcaatcaattcaaaattttgaatctatttgaagagaaaaattagaaataattttcCCAACACTCTTCTATCAAATTGGAAGTTTATAAGCGGCCcttgaaaattcaaaatataaatatctgttTTTTTACATTAACTCTTTGgcttttaaaaacttatattttgtgtccttaaaattttaaaatattttcaaagggTTGCGGCGtagatgacaaaatgaccaaattatctttattttgaaaggcattttcagtataaattataagaaataaatgGAATAGTAATGAAATCCTGAAGGAGGGGGGCTTaatataacaatttaaaatattaagggggtaaaatatatgtttttgaaaattatggaggaaaagtgaaaaaggcGAATATTTATAAATCGGTTTCTGTAACTTAGcctattttaaattaatcaaattacaATAATTGACCACACActtaataaagaataaaaaaatattctataagCTAGGAAATGAAAAGctaaatcctaaaaaaaaaaaaaaattgaaaaatagcaTGCACTAATATGTTGCCCCACAATGGATAGTAGAGtataaaatctttattttattaatttcttagtgtctaattcttttttaaattaggCAAGCTTACAAAAGTTGCCACTATGTATCAGtgataaatttgtatatttagagaagtaaacatgatattttaaattttaaagtatatttaagaaatttcgaaacttttaaaaagtatgtTGGATATTGCCTCAAAaacttaatataatatttatttaaggtTAAAATACGTATAATCTGTTCAATATATTACATAAGGTATTTTACCTTTAAGATATAAAACATATGCACTTAACCCCACCCATAATATGAAATatatcttaaaaataataataaaataaccaagtatgtctatatataaatattttttcatcctgAAAGGGATAAAGTGTATAAGTGCCAACGACATAAATTTCTAAAGGaattaagaatatatatttttttgtccaAGGAGTTAAGTATAACATGTTATATATTGAAGCGAATAAagtatattttatctaatttttaatgtGCAAAATAATTGAGGTAAACTAAAATGCAAGAGGccttttgtaatttagcctaatttttaagaattaatacGTAATAGAGCAATTAATCTgtatgaattttgaattcaatttacaaatttattcaaattacatatttagaaattaagAGGGCAATGATGTTCaggaacagaaaaaaaattgaatgaacCTATTTCAAATTGCCTACAATTGTGAGAGTACGGATGCAAATGGGGCAGATCCGGAGGCAGAAGGGTTCTCCACCTCCCGCACTATTTCTTGTCGGGGCGGGACAGATTCGAAGCaggttatattttattttatttttatctcccaCTTACCGCTTTATTCGGGACAGGAGCGGATTTTTGACGAATTTTTAACCGATCGGGACGGATTAAAGGAAGAAAAGGATTTACCGTCTGCCGCTCTATTTATTTAACGGATCGGAATAAATTCGGGACagagttatatttttctataattttaattttcacttACCATCTCATTCGGAGCGGATTGGAGCGGGAGCTCCGCTAACtgagatccatttgcatccctagctgAGAGGGACTTCATAGAATCATTGTTGAGATTTTGAAGCGCCGGTCTATAGGCCGCGGTCCACGCAACAACTCCACTGTGTTTTCAGTTGAACGGCGACCAATCAGATTAGAGCACACCGATCGGGCTCCCAACCGTCCGATCACCCCTTCAAAATCGTACGGTGGGGCCCACAACGTTCTGGACGTTTCTCCTCTCCCTCCACTCCACTGCTCCACTACCATTCCCTCCACCTCTATAAATAGTAGCCCACGACACTGAGCTACGAGCTCCCGCAGCCCCCTCCCCCACTCTACTCCGAACCCCTGTTTTCAGAAACCCTAGCACAGCATACGCGACCTCCCCCTCGTCCTTCTCTTTCCTGTCCCTCCTCCATGGCTCGCACGAAGCAAACCGCTCGCAAATCCACCGGTGGAAAGGCTCCTCGCTAGGTCCTCGCCACCAAGGTGATCGCCCCCTTCGATGTCTCCTTTTCTAGATCGATCTCTCCCTAGGGTTTTGTTTA
It encodes the following:
- the LOC109714898 gene encoding uncharacterized protein LOC109714898, giving the protein MAAGDHRRGYGWALAAGINAALAAVAAKFFSSQILKYGFVICFNLIMWGCYVNSLKALSSLQATVTNFAANFLSSGLAGYFLFEERLPARWFAGAALIIVGVLILSKSSVEQKSNSD